A single genomic interval of Agarivorans aestuarii harbors:
- a CDS encoding LysE family transporter — MYWAEFLTVVVVHLLAVASPGPDLAVVLKNSISLGRRAAIFTSLGVGCGIMVHVIYSVLGIGLIISQSIWLFNVIKWLGAAYLIWIGIQGLRAKRRDAADIEADTGLRLSDKSAFLSGFMTNGLNPKATLFFLSLFTVVISPTTPMLVQLGYGLYMVFATALWFAMISWLFSTARVRRKFLQVGHWFDRSMGFVLVSLGIRLLFSSRN, encoded by the coding sequence GTGTACTGGGCAGAATTTTTAACCGTGGTTGTGGTGCATTTGTTAGCCGTGGCTTCGCCGGGGCCAGACCTAGCAGTAGTGCTAAAAAATAGTATTTCCCTTGGTCGTCGAGCCGCTATTTTTACCTCCCTTGGTGTAGGTTGTGGGATTATGGTTCATGTGATTTATTCGGTGCTGGGAATCGGCTTAATCATCTCTCAGTCGATTTGGTTGTTTAACGTGATTAAATGGTTAGGCGCTGCTTATTTGATTTGGATAGGTATTCAAGGCTTGCGAGCTAAGCGTCGTGATGCAGCAGATATTGAAGCCGATACGGGCCTTAGGCTTAGCGATAAAAGTGCCTTTTTAAGTGGTTTTATGACAAATGGCTTAAACCCTAAAGCGACCTTGTTTTTCTTGTCATTATTTACTGTAGTTATTAGCCCAACTACGCCAATGCTGGTGCAGTTAGGCTATGGTTTATATATGGTTTTTGCTACAGCCTTATGGTTTGCCATGATCTCCTGGTTGTTTAGTACTGCCCGAGTTCGCCGTAAGTTTTTGCAGGTAGGACACTGGTTTGATCGCAGTATGGGTTTTGTTTTAGTAAGTTTGGGAATTCGTTTGCTTTTTAGTAGTCGAAACTAA